A DNA window from Maribellus comscasis contains the following coding sequences:
- a CDS encoding carbohydrate binding family 9 domain-containing protein — protein sequence MHLTVFLLIKNKNPLIFLFFGLVGILFLPQDLLAQRVVDISQYPPEYFDSIRANVYDTTNVNYTIRAYRLSSEDKIVIDGNLDEPAWKIADRKTNFIEKDPYPLIPTSDETEFAILYDDENLYVGVWCWDAVPDKIVAYLAPRGTYGADNLQLFIDSYNDDRTGYKFVISPTGVQGDELRYDDVKRDRNWNGIWYSEGKVDDKGWYVEVKIPFFNMRYSSSEQQTWGFNIMRTMAREASRSQWKPHLPEWENNTRMSQLGQIVGIKNISSGRTFELRPYGTVSSTEALNVSPFKTLNLGGDIRFSPSPNLTADFTFNPDFAQVDADVFEINLTRFPTRFAELRPFFTERINVFNTPLELFYSRRIGAKGDILGGVKMTGKLNHGVEFGVLGNVTGKSVFKSALQNSEKATFGVMRVKKDILGSSNIGILAATKEEADNYNRIFGVDGSFVLSGNDFVDFQVATGQTEKQTEQNMAYNLIYTRTGDLMGLILTGERIEPEFEINRVGYIQKEAYRGWDNVTGTYKLSPRINKYNLRRITANATLEFDRDLFTSEYINNVLQNFPDFVPDVMFGSVTTNDEGNPVISDGSRTSNNYKVGGDLTINMINEMIIVADYKRFTATELTGQYSGNLLTLSYSTRPINKGASFAGVFGFTNDTYYNFNQKYVARQRKLTLEGEGRLTRNFLTTLIGDYTETFTTSDHKDGRYFKLSSNSTWMFTKDFYLRVHAQGILGTTFYQQKEIYNEYLLSCLMSWEYRPGSFLYLAYNEGRFDPSGNSGWRNMSLNNRTIILKISYFFSI from the coding sequence ATGCATCTTACCGTTTTCCTTTTGATAAAGAATAAAAATCCCCTGATCTTTTTATTCTTTGGGCTTGTGGGGATTCTCTTTTTACCTCAAGATTTATTGGCTCAACGCGTAGTTGACATAAGTCAATACCCGCCAGAATATTTCGATTCTATTCGGGCAAACGTTTACGATACAACCAATGTCAACTATACTATCAGGGCGTATCGGCTAAGTTCTGAAGATAAAATTGTGATTGATGGAAATCTGGATGAACCAGCCTGGAAAATCGCCGATCGTAAAACGAACTTTATTGAAAAAGATCCCTATCCTTTGATTCCCACAAGCGATGAAACAGAATTTGCAATTTTGTATGACGATGAAAATTTATATGTTGGGGTATGGTGCTGGGATGCAGTGCCTGATAAAATTGTTGCCTACCTGGCTCCCCGGGGCACGTACGGAGCAGACAACCTTCAACTTTTTATTGATAGTTACAACGATGACAGAACCGGGTATAAATTTGTTATTTCGCCTACTGGTGTTCAGGGCGACGAACTTCGTTACGACGATGTAAAACGCGACCGGAACTGGAACGGAATTTGGTATTCAGAAGGAAAAGTCGATGACAAAGGTTGGTATGTTGAAGTAAAAATTCCGTTCTTTAACATGCGATATTCTTCCAGCGAACAGCAAACCTGGGGTTTTAACATTATGCGCACTATGGCCAGGGAGGCATCACGTAGCCAATGGAAACCACATTTACCCGAATGGGAAAACAATACACGCATGTCGCAACTGGGACAAATAGTAGGGATAAAAAATATCAGTTCAGGAAGAACTTTTGAATTACGACCATATGGAACAGTAAGTTCAACAGAAGCCTTAAATGTTTCGCCGTTTAAAACATTAAATTTAGGTGGTGACATCCGCTTTAGCCCAAGCCCCAACCTAACTGCCGATTTTACCTTTAACCCCGACTTTGCACAGGTCGATGCGGATGTTTTTGAAATTAACCTCACACGGTTTCCCACCCGGTTTGCCGAACTTCGGCCATTTTTTACTGAACGGATAAATGTATTTAATACTCCGCTTGAGCTTTTTTACAGTCGCCGAATAGGTGCAAAAGGTGATATTCTGGGCGGAGTAAAAATGACCGGAAAACTAAATCACGGAGTTGAATTTGGAGTTTTAGGAAATGTAACCGGGAAATCGGTGTTTAAAAGTGCGCTGCAAAATTCAGAAAAAGCCACTTTTGGTGTAATGCGGGTGAAGAAAGACATTTTAGGTTCAAGCAATATTGGTATTCTGGCAGCAACAAAAGAAGAAGCAGATAATTACAACCGTATTTTTGGCGTTGACGGCAGTTTTGTTCTCAGCGGAAACGATTTTGTCGATTTTCAGGTTGCCACCGGACAAACCGAAAAACAAACCGAACAAAACATGGCTTACAACCTCATTTACACCAGAACCGGCGATTTAATGGGACTGATTTTAACTGGAGAAAGAATTGAACCCGAGTTTGAAATAAATCGTGTGGGATATATTCAAAAAGAAGCATACCGCGGTTGGGATAATGTAACGGGAACGTACAAGTTAAGTCCGAGAATAAATAAATACAACCTGAGAAGAATAACTGCCAACGCCACTCTTGAATTTGACAGGGATTTATTTACTTCGGAATACATTAACAATGTACTGCAAAATTTTCCTGATTTTGTTCCCGATGTAATGTTTGGATCGGTTACAACAAACGATGAAGGGAATCCGGTAATTTCAGATGGAAGCCGTACTTCAAACAACTACAAAGTTGGAGGCGACCTTACCATAAACATGATCAATGAAATGATTATTGTGGCAGACTACAAACGTTTTACAGCTACCGAACTTACGGGTCAATATTCCGGGAATCTGCTAACGCTGAGTTATTCTACACGCCCGATAAATAAAGGTGCCAGCTTTGCCGGTGTATTTGGCTTTACAAATGACACTTATTACAATTTTAATCAAAAATACGTGGCCCGGCAAAGAAAATTAACACTTGAGGGAGAAGGCCGTTTAACCCGGAATTTTCTTACAACGTTAATTGGAGATTACACTGAAACTTTCACAACAAGCGACCACAAAGACGGACGTTATTTTAAACTTTCCTCCAACTCAACATGGATGTTCACCAAAGATTTTTACCTGAGAGTACATGCCCAGGGAATTCTGGGAACAACATTCTACCAGCAAAAAGAAATTTACAACGAATATTTGCTAAGCTGCCTGATGAGTTGGGAATACCGGCCCGGCAGTTTCCTGTACCTAGCCTACAACGAAGGACGATTTGATCCTTCGGGAAACTCCGGTTGGAGAAACATGAGTTTAAATAATCGCACCATCATTTTAAAAATTTCCTATTTCTTTAGTATTTAG